Genomic window (Mustela erminea isolate mMusErm1 chromosome X, mMusErm1.Pri, whole genome shotgun sequence):
tgaaccatTGGCTATCTGCGGATGTTTGGTTTAATTTCCATATTCTTGTGAGTTTCCcaaatttctttctgttattgatttctaattccattatgctaaaaaaaacccacatattttgtatgatttcatttcttttaaatttattgaggcttatTTTATGACCTACCATCTGGTCTATCTTAGAGAACATTCCAGAtgcccttgagaagaatgtatattctgctgttggtAGGGGGCATGTCCTATAGATTTCTGTGACTACTTAATGTCTACTTAGTTTATAGTTGTTCAGGTCCTTTATCTCCTTGTTGGTCTTATGTTTAAtcgttctatccattattgaaagtggggtattgaagGGTCCAATGACTGCCGTTGAATTGTGTGTTTCTCCTTTTGATTTAGTCAGTttctgcttcatgtattttgggacTCTGTTGCAAAGTGCCAACACCATGTTTTTGTGATGGTTGGAAGCTCTTGTGAAAAGCAACACTGACACACTGACTCCATCAAACTGGAAATTGAAAGGccttttgaagttttgttttctagCATCTTGACTGCCATGATGAACAATAGGGTACTGGTTAAAAACATGGGCTTTGTAGTCCctcagacctgggttcaaatccaggccACCATTTATGATTCATGTGACCTTGGATAGGTCACATAACCAAATGgatccatttctctctctgcaaaatggggatagtgACCTCACCTACCTCACTggcttgttgtgaggattaaatgggttCATGTGTGGTGACCTTAGCCTTCGTTAGTGCTTTCTTGCCATCTGTTGTTCTGTCTGCTGCTAGCAAAATGAATTGGCCTTATCTGAGTATATTCTCCCAGATGACACGGAGAAGGGCCCCCAAAACAGTCTACAAGAGAGAATgcatttagagagaaagcatttcaTTCGCTATGGATAATTCTCAGATGTGCATACCGACCGTCATTAAAAAGCTGTTGGCAAGAACACTGCGTAGCATGCAGGCTAGCCCTGCCCAGATACAGAGAAATAATGAGATGTGAGGGCTTGGAAGAATGctccccctaccctcctcccaGATACGCACGTCCCAGCCTCTTTTCCCATATACTTTACACATTCAGATGCCCAGAATACTACCAGTAGCGCTTTAGTCTTCTAGGGTCCTTCCGTAACAGTCCTCTTCGAAATGGGAATGTTCAGGCACCATATGTGGCCTGTTTAGCATTTTCCCACTAAGGCACAAGGAACTGGTCAGGTTATTTCCTTCTGCTAGTAGAGATCCATAATAGAGCACTGGGGTTGGAAAGGCTCTGAAAAATATGGGGATGGAGGGCGGGAGGGTGTGCTGGGCCAGTTCCCAGGGGgacataaaaaaaatttcacttttttttttttaaagtatgtggaCAGCTAACTTTCAGACCAGGTATACCTGGGTGAGAGCCCAGGCGTACCCAGATAACAAGGTGCTCAGCTCCTTCCCCCATCACCCCATGCCTTTTCCCATGGGGCTGGTCTCCTCACTCTACTTTGAGGGTTGGCAACAACATGGCTGCCCCTTCCCCTAACCTCTAGCGGCCAGGTAATCCTCTCTGTCAGTACCTGCCAATCCAGTGGCACCCCAGATATGCCAAGGGAGCTCAGCCACAGTCCTCGACACCAGGGCTCATCTGTTGATTCTCTTTCTGGGTTTAGATTACATGCACAGTGCCCACCGCCCTGTCCCTGGGGGCCACCTGGGGAAAAAGGAGAGTAGTTATGTGGGCAGCGTGGGCACCAGCCCCAGGAAGTCGAGCCGCAGCACGCCCCCGCCTGCCGACTCTGAGCTTGTCAGCTTTTGCTACCTCCACATGCGGGAACAAAGGAAGGAACAGGAAAGCCGGACTGATGTCAACGAGAACTTAATCTTCTTTGAGGAGACCAGGCCCCGGACCAAGTCTGACCCCACGTCCAAAAGCTCTGGCCAAGGTTACGATGTGATCCCTGATGACTTTGATGCAGCCAGCCTGGACCATGAGCCTTGCGCCAGCAGGGCCCGGTCCTACACCTTGGACAATTCCCTTGGGGCGGAAGCCCTGAATTTCTACTGTGACTCTTGCAAAGCCAAACTTCAGGAGCAGCTGGGCCCTCGCAAAGGTGGAAGGCCCGGCTCTTCTCGTGACAATATGGTAGACTTgatgtccctcccaccccctgggagtgaggaggaggaagaggaggaagatgagagcACATCGCTGTTGCCTGCCATTGCTGCGCCCCCTCCTGGCTTCCGAGACAACAGTTCAGACGAGGATGACCCCAAGCGCCGGGCGGTCCAGAGCCAGGAACAAGGACGCCACCTGCGTGGGCTACTGTATGATGAGATTCCAGTGACACTGATCGACAGTGTGCAGACCCGGACAGTCCGAGATCATGCCCAGGAACTAGATGATGCCCTGGTGTCCACTCTGCAGGCTCTGGAAGCCCTGGCAGCCTCAGAGGAtggaccccacccccaacccccacagacTGCAGGTAACGGCCCGTTCCTCCTCCCTCttgcctccccttccttctcctggccAGGCAGGGCCAGCGGGTGATATTGCTTCTTCCGGAGCAGAGGTCAAAGTCACCGCGGGGTGCCAGGGGAGTGGACGGCCAGAGGTAGCTCAGATAGGGTCAGGGGATCAACAACGCCGAGTCAGGGACCGGCTGCTTAGCTCCGGCTGGAGCTCTGGCTCTCACCATTCCATCTCTGGAAATGTCCTGCAGGTGGACCTCAGGGACTAGGGCTGTGACAGCTACGGAGCCAGGCCAGGATGGAGGATCAGAGCAAAACTGTTGAGAGATCTAGAAGACAGGCAAAGAACATCCAGCATGCACAtgactggaattaaaaataaaacgaCCAACCAACCACCTAGTGCCCTGGGGTCAGGGGAGGCCAGGCGCCATCACTGCTCAGGGCTGAGGTCCTTACCTTGCCTGAGAACATGGGCTCCCAGTCAGAGCCACCCAAGTCCTAgcttcttcactctttttcagtGCGACCTTCGGCAAGGCACTTAACCCTTTCTGAGCCCCGCTTTTGTCATTTTCAATGGGTCTGGTAACAATAGTCATATCACGGAGGCTTGCTGTGAGCacaaaatgaaatcattcatACAAAGCACTGCCTAGCACATAGGAATAAAGCTATTAGTCTCCATCATAAGTAGTAGCTAGAAGCAGCGGGTATTATTTGGTAGGAGAGCCATATGATGTGCATGCTATTCCCTGTTACAGACACACGTGCGTCCACCGTGTAGCCATGCATGCGTGTCAGACTGTACCCCTACTCACGATACAtacctccacacacacacacaccttaaaaAGAACAGGTAAATGCTACAGCAACACAAAAGGAACAGGGAAAAAGAAGGCATATGGGAAAGCGTGTGAGGCAGGGGGCACATGTgggcagagaagaagaagagcttGGGGTCAGAGGCAGCCTGACTAACCAGGGAGAGACCCAGCCCCTCCCTTTTCTGTATGCAAGGGCATCCTTGGTGGTGGGCAGTCTGCATGCGTTTGGCCAcccccctccctgaccccccccacccccatcatttctctttgttcagaGTCTGGAGCACCCGCTCCCTGGCTAGCGAGAGGCCCCTTGTGGTCGCCAGAGAGAGGACACACTGAGGCACAAGGGCCTCAGCTGTAGGCTGGCCTGGCCAGATGAGGAGGGCCAGATAGAGAGgggcctctctctgccagccctcTTCAGGACAATTGACAAACATTTCCTCGCTATTGAGTCTAAAAATAGTGATGATTAGCACGTTGTTCTGCATGCGCTGTGCATGTTAATTTGCCGTCACACTGCCCTGTCGATCTCTTCTAtgcctcttttgtttctttttcggATTCCCGCCCTTCAGGAGCCCTCTGCcagcttgtctccctctgcccctcccctcccctcctccccccctcaGCCCTATacctcccactgcctgccccctcctccaggccagTCCTGGGACTGATCTAAGGGCTTTCTCCCTGGCTGCAAATACTGCTGGCTGCCCTTGCCCCCTcaccgctccccccccccccggcccgtAAACTTCCTACGTAAGGCTGGCGAAAGGACTTGATTGGAGTAAGTGCAGCAagccccctccctgtccctctaggTCTGATTGTACTGGCCACCATCACCCCTGAATCATCGCTGGACTCGGGCCACGAAACCAACTCTTCAGAGCTCACAGACATGTCAGAGATGGTGTCCGCCATGAAGCAGCACCAGAACACCACCTACTTCCTGGCCCAGCACCTCAACAAGGAGAGCCTCCTGGCTCGCAAGGACCTGCCCTTCCGGATCCAGAGCTGCGCCGCCCAGGCTGTCCTCACGGCCCCTTACTCTCTTGGGCGCCCAGATCCCAACCCAGCCCTGCAGCCAGCGGTTACAGGCCAGAGTCCTGGCCCCCCTGGCGCTCGGAGGAAGCTACTCCCATCAGAATCCCAGCCAcctcagagagagcgagcatacgCCCTGGCTGTGCACCCAGCATTGTCCCCACAGCTTAGTGAGCAGAAGAATCTGAGCCTGCTGTCCCCAGTTCCTGAGGACAAAGGGCCCGGCCATGCGAGGGCAGGCCTGGAGATGTCACTGAGGGCAGCCACACCATCCCTCAGTGAAGAGCAGGTGTCTGAGCTAAGGGAGAACCTGCCCAAAGAAGTCAGGTTGAGCCCCAAGCTTATCCTGGACCCGAAGGGCAGTGTGACCCCTGCTATCATCTCGGCCGCCCTCCAGCAGGTAGTTCACCCTAAGAGCCTACCTGCCCCCAGTGGGGCCATAGTGACCCCTCCCAGCAGCGGGGAGAGAAGGCTGGAGGCCAGCATGGGGAGGCCTGAGGTCAGCATGGGAAGATCAGAAGTTAGCATGATGGGCGGCAGTGCAACTAAGAATCTGAAGTTCAAAATGAGCCCCGGTGCTCCAGAGACCTCACGGAATTCCCAGCAGCCGCTGAGCCCAGAGGTCTCTTCTGGCTCCAGAGCGCCCACAGGCAGCCGGGCTGACAGCCTGCACCTCTCCCCACAAGAGGACCGGCTGCCTGGGCAAAGTTTCCCTCCTAAAAGTTATCTTTCACGAGCGAATCGAGAGTCCCTGAGCAAGCAATGCATAGGGGAGGTAGCAGGCAAGGCCGGGCCAGAGGGGGCTAAGCCTGCCCTGCACAAGCCGGCCGCCATCTCCAGCcaaggggagaaggggcagctgGAGAGTGTGCCCCAAGGCAGCAAGATCGAGGAGACCAGCCTGGTGCCCCGAGCCAGCTACTCCATGGCTCTCCCGAGCCCCAGCGGCCAGTCCCGAGGCCACAGCCCCAGCAGCCAGTCCCGAGGCCAGAGCCCCAGCTACCAACCTCGAGGCCAGAGCCCGCTGAGGCCCCAGGCTGCCAGCCGGCAGGTGAGCACTATGCCCTCCAGGAAGCTTGAGACAACCCTGGATGGAGGCCACTCGGCCTCCGAAGGCCCCACCAAGCCCAAATCCTCCCGAGGGCCCTTCCGGCTCCGCAATTTATTCTCGGCCACCTTTCCAACCCGCCAGAAGAAGGAGACTGATGAGCGGCAGGCCCAGCTGCAGAAGGTGAAGCAGTATGAACTAGAGTTCCTCGAGGAACTTCTGAAGCCTCCCAGCCAAGGGGAGCTGCCGGGCCCCGAGTACCTGCAGCCCCCCGCGCCGGGCCGCTGCAGCTGCCAACTGCGCAGCAGCCCCGTGCAGCAGGGGCCAGGCATGTCACGGGAACAGAGGCGCAGCTGTGATTGCAAGCGCATCTGCCGTGGGGGCCGGCCACAGGCCCCCCAGACGCCCGTGCCCGGGCTCCGGGGGCGGGAGAGGGACAGGGTCCCCCCTACCCAGAGGCAGCCGGAGGCCGGCCCGGGCCTGAGCCTCAGTAGCCCCACCAACGCGGGGCGCCTCCGCTCCACCAGCCTGGAATCCCGGGAGTGCCGATCAGACCCTGAGAGCGGTATGTCCTGCCTGACCACGTGTGCCTCAGGGGGGGAGTGTCTCGGTGCTCCCAACTATAGGAAGCTGATGCGCCGCTACAGTATCAGTGAACTGGACCAGGGCGACAGGGCCTCGCTGACCTCCGATATCTATCCACACCCACCCCTGGGCATGCTGCCCAGGGAGCCCAAGGAGGTAGAGGCAGGCCTCCCCCTAGGCTTGGGTCCTAAAACCAAGTCCCTGGAGTCGCCGACCCTGGGAGACCCCTCATACGTTCAGGTTGCCCCCGAGACCAAAGGTCCCAGACAGATGGCAGTGTTCTCGCTGCCGGAAGAGGTGTACCAGAAGCCCGCCGACCTGGACGAGGACAGCGAGAGCGGCAAATGCTGCTCCATCCGCTATTGCTTCTACTACCGCAAGTGTGACATGGCGGATGACGCCAGTGACGGCAAGGACGAGCTCTCCTACTCCATCCCCATGAAGATCCTGCCCGGCATGAAGCTGGACGAGCAGGTGGTGCCTGTGGTGAGCAGGACCCTGCAGGTGCTGGATGCTGccacctgcagcagcagcagccccgaGGCCTCCCGCACCCAGGAGATCGACCTGCGTGTGTCCACCTTCGAGGGGAGCCTGGCCAAGATCAATGCCCTGCGGGCCCATGCCTATGGCCTGCCCGACGGCTTCCTGGCTGCCAGGCTGGACACCAATGAGCTACTGACTGTCCTCCGCCAGTGCGTGGCCAGCCCCGAGGCCCGTGCGCCGAAGCCCTATGTCTCTCAGATCTCCGAGTACAAGCTCGAGCTGGCTCTCAAATTCAAGGAGCTCCGGGCTTCGTGCCGCCGCGTGGCCAACGTGGACAAGAGCCCTACGCATATGCTGGCGGCCATCACGGGCAGCTTCCAGGTGCTGAGCAGCCTCATCGAGACCTTCGTGCGGCTGGTGTTCATCGTGCGCTCCGAGGCCCAGCGCCAAGAGCTGCTGGCCAAGGTCGAAGAGGTGGTGAGGAACTACACCTTTCTACTGCGCGCCGCTGAGGAGTCCACCACCCGGAACCTtagccagcagcagcagcagcagcagcaacagcagcagcagcagcagcaggcggTGGCAGCTGTTAGCGCGGCCACTGGGCACCCCCCGGGCTCCCCAACTTCAGCGACTGTTATGAGCACATTCACCCGCTCCTTAAAAACCCTCATCAAGTAGGGCACCCGCCCTggcctgcccccttccccacctcccccaaccacGGCCCCAGGTTTGAGCTTCGTGGTCTTTGCATCTCGTGGTGAGTGTCTGTGTCTGCCCGGCCAGTCGGGGTCCGCGGGCCTTCAGTCTTCGGGGAGTGAGAACTCCCCGGATGAAGGCTCTTCCCTGAGGGCTCCGGGTGGCCACCACCCTGGGCACCCTCACCCCTTCCCCGGCCTCTGGTCGACACTGTGAGGGCCAAGGCCCCTCGTCACTGCGCCTGCCTGCCTGCCGCAGAGCtggatttttatctcttctttagGGCTGACAGGTGACATCAGGCTCACCTTCCTGCTCCATTCTGGGGGGCCAGGGGAGCCAGGGCTCGAAGCAGGCAGGCCCACAGGCCTTGAGCTCCTCCTGGcatctgctccccaccccccacggaGCAGTAGCTGTAGCACCAGACACCATGCCCagcggcagggtggggggtgcacCAAGGGCACTCCCCCCAGCTGTGCCCGCCCACCCTGGGCTCACACTCACCAGGCAGAAGCCACCCTAGAGGGCCTGGGCCCGGGGGGCAGGTCTGCAGAAAACAGCCACCACGCAGGGCTGTAGGTGGCCTGCCTCACAGGCTGGCGGCCTCGGGAGCCCTCGCCCCCCAGGCCCAGTAGCTCCACACCAGCCATCCCCAAAGTGCCCTGTCCCTCACTGATgggcagggtggctcagtccactaggGAGCAAGCATCTGGGATCACCCCACTCGTTCTGGGTTAGGTACCTGGTGATAAATGTCTGCCCCGGGGAGACCCGGAGCAGGCCCCGGAGCCTGCCCGGCCCaggccagcccagcctggcccagcccagcccagcgccAGGGCTGGCGCTCCAGGCGAGCGGTTCCTCTCTCAACATCTACCAGACAGACTGTCCTTAGGAGTTTGACTTAGCTACGGattggggatggggggtggggggaggggggatgggggtaggggtggggggtgttgatGACTATATCTTAAACTTCTGGAAGCTAGCGTGATATGTTAATCCTGAGTATATGCTTTTGGCTGTGTATTGACCCTGTGGATTTGTCTCTCTAAGAAAAGAAGCTGAGCGCCTTACCCGGTGCAGTcctgcacctctctctctctctctttctctctttctctctttctctctctctctccggaGTCATCTGGAAGGGAATTCACACTGTTTAGCATCCTCCTTGACA
Coding sequences:
- the FRMPD3 gene encoding FERM and PDZ domain-containing protein 3 isoform X2, whose protein sequence is MAGSERPVVVRSVRPGGPSEDKLLAGDQIVAINEEDVSEAPRERFLELIRSAKEFIVLTVQHTHQSPKSAFISAAKKARLRSNPAKVRFSEQVAVGETDAKMMKKEALLLIPNVLKVFLENGQIKSFTFDGRTTVKDVMVTLQDRLSLRYIEHFALVLEYAGPEQNHKFLLLQDKQPLAYVVQRTHYQGMKCLFRISFFPKDPVELLRRDPAAFEYLYIQSRNDVIRERFGMDPKPEMLLGLTALHIYITVSATRPSQKISLKNVEKEWGLEPFLPPSLLQGIKEKNLRKSLSQQLKAHQTHPSSGTKGSAIQAKLQYLRILNELPTFTGVLFNTVGLDEKQSATTLLVGPRHGISHVIDLKTNLTTVLSEFSKISKIQLFRENQGVARVETSIMDAKPLVLLMEWPEATNFACLIAGYCRLLLDSRKMVFSRPASQPLPPPMIKADYMHSAHRPVPGGHLGKKESSYVGSVGTSPRKSSRSTPPPADSELVSFCYLHMREQRKEQESRTDVNENLIFFEETRPRTKSDPTSKSSGQGYDVIPDDFDAASLDHEPCASRARSYTLDNSLGAEALNFYCDSCKAKLQEQLGPRKGGRPGSSRDNMVDLMSLPPPGSEEEEEEEDESTSLLPAIAAPPPGFRDNSSDEDDPKRRAVQSQEQGRHLRGLLYDEIPVTLIDSVQTRTVRDHAQELDDALVSTLQALEALAASEDGPHPQPPQTAGLIVLATITPESSLDSGHETNSSELTDMSEMVSAMKQHQNTTYFLAQHLNKESLLARKDLPFRIQSCAAQAVLTAPYSLGRPDPNPALQPAVTGQSPGPPGARRKLLPSESQPPQRERAYALAVHPALSPQLSEQKNLSLLSPVPEDKGPGHARAGLEMSLRAATPSLSEEQVSELRENLPKEVRLSPKLILDPKGSVTPAIISAALQQVVHPKSLPAPSGAIVTPPSSGERRLEASMGRPEVSMGRSEVSMMGGSATKNLKFKMSPGAPETSRNSQQPLSPEVSSGSRAPTGSRADSLHLSPQEDRLPGQSFPPKSYLSRANRESLSKQCIGEVAGKAGPEGAKPALHKPAAISSQGEKGQLESVPQGSKIEETSLVPRASYSMALPSPSGQSRGHSPSSQSRGQSPSYQPRGQSPLRPQAASRQVSTMPSRKLETTLDGGHSASEGPTKPKSSRGPFRLRNLFSATFPTRQKKETDERQAQLQKVKQYELEFLEELLKPPSQGELPGPEYLQPPAPGRCSCQLRSSPVQQGPGMSREQRRSCDCKRICRGGRPQAPQTPVPGLRGRERDRVPPTQRQPEAGPGLSLSSPTNAGRLRSTSLESRECRSDPESGMSCLTTCASGGECLGAPNYRKLMRRYSISELDQGDRASLTSDIYPHPPLGMLPREPKEVEAGLPLGLGPKTKSLESPTLGDPSYVQVAPETKGPRQMAVFSLPEEVYQKPADLDEDSESGKCCSIRYCFYYRKCDMADDASDGKDELSYSIPMKILPGMKLDEQVVPVVSRTLQVLDAATCSSSSPEASRTQEIDLRVSTFEGSLAKINALRAHAYGLPDGFLAARLDTNELLTVLRQCVASPEARAPKPYVSQISEYKLELALKFKELRASCRRVANVDKSPTHMLAAITGSFQVLSSLIETFVRLVFIVRSEAQRQELLAKVEEVVRNYTFLLRAAEESTTRNLSQQQQQQQQQQQQQQQAVAAVSAATGHPPGSPTSATVMSTFTRSLKTLIK
- the FRMPD3 gene encoding FERM and PDZ domain-containing protein 3 isoform X1; this encodes MWTPVEKWRREQEVFRRRGGARRASRSEESGKPGGQRLARGAGATPPGARAAPPAPPMQDSPPPRPSLSFPPPSHLPLREELPSPPLQASRLPVPKTLASPGPRPPRRPAFLGVLSALTQHHEAEKQDHPMKWCVTCRNLPDRDMQAHTCHFLFLSCVQYGGWGTAEITKSPKSAFISAAKKARLRSNPAKVRFSEQVAVGETDAKMMKKEALLLIPNVLKVFLENGQIKSFTFDGRTTVKDVMVTLQDRLSLRYIEHFALVLEYAGPEQNHKFLLLQDKQPLAYVVQRTHYQGMKCLFRISFFPKDPVELLRRDPAAFEYLYIQSRNDVIRERFGMDPKPEMLLGLTALHIYITVSATRPSQKISLKNVEKEWGLEPFLPPSLLQGIKEKNLRKSLSQQLKAHQTHPSSGTKGSAIQAKLQYLRILNELPTFTGVLFNTVGLDEKQSATTLLVGPRHGISHVIDLKTNLTTVLSEFSKISKIQLFRENQGVARVETSIMDAKPLVLLMEWPEATNFACLIAGYCRLLLDSRKMVFSRPASQPLPPPMIKADYMHSAHRPVPGGHLGKKESSYVGSVGTSPRKSSRSTPPPADSELVSFCYLHMREQRKEQESRTDVNENLIFFEETRPRTKSDPTSKSSGQGYDVIPDDFDAASLDHEPCASRARSYTLDNSLGAEALNFYCDSCKAKLQEQLGPRKGGRPGSSRDNMVDLMSLPPPGSEEEEEEEDESTSLLPAIAAPPPGFRDNSSDEDDPKRRAVQSQEQGRHLRGLLYDEIPVTLIDSVQTRTVRDHAQELDDALVSTLQALEALAASEDGPHPQPPQTAGLIVLATITPESSLDSGHETNSSELTDMSEMVSAMKQHQNTTYFLAQHLNKESLLARKDLPFRIQSCAAQAVLTAPYSLGRPDPNPALQPAVTGQSPGPPGARRKLLPSESQPPQRERAYALAVHPALSPQLSEQKNLSLLSPVPEDKGPGHARAGLEMSLRAATPSLSEEQVSELRENLPKEVRLSPKLILDPKGSVTPAIISAALQQVVHPKSLPAPSGAIVTPPSSGERRLEASMGRPEVSMGRSEVSMMGGSATKNLKFKMSPGAPETSRNSQQPLSPEVSSGSRAPTGSRADSLHLSPQEDRLPGQSFPPKSYLSRANRESLSKQCIGEVAGKAGPEGAKPALHKPAAISSQGEKGQLESVPQGSKIEETSLVPRASYSMALPSPSGQSRGHSPSSQSRGQSPSYQPRGQSPLRPQAASRQVSTMPSRKLETTLDGGHSASEGPTKPKSSRGPFRLRNLFSATFPTRQKKETDERQAQLQKVKQYELEFLEELLKPPSQGELPGPEYLQPPAPGRCSCQLRSSPVQQGPGMSREQRRSCDCKRICRGGRPQAPQTPVPGLRGRERDRVPPTQRQPEAGPGLSLSSPTNAGRLRSTSLESRECRSDPESGMSCLTTCASGGECLGAPNYRKLMRRYSISELDQGDRASLTSDIYPHPPLGMLPREPKEVEAGLPLGLGPKTKSLESPTLGDPSYVQVAPETKGPRQMAVFSLPEEVYQKPADLDEDSESGKCCSIRYCFYYRKCDMADDASDGKDELSYSIPMKILPGMKLDEQVVPVVSRTLQVLDAATCSSSSPEASRTQEIDLRVSTFEGSLAKINALRAHAYGLPDGFLAARLDTNELLTVLRQCVASPEARAPKPYVSQISEYKLELALKFKELRASCRRVANVDKSPTHMLAAITGSFQVLSSLIETFVRLVFIVRSEAQRQELLAKVEEVVRNYTFLLRAAEESTTRNLSQQQQQQQQQQQQQQQAVAAVSAATGHPPGSPTSATVMSTFTRSLKTLIK